TTTCAATATTGTTGATTTTTCAAACCTTAGAGAAGCAATTTTTATGTGCTTATTGTTGATTTTGTAGTGCAATTCAAATGATGTAGAAAATCAAGCCTATTATTGCAGCTGCAACGGTAAGCAATGCAAGGATCGCTCCTGTTACTGCCCCCTCGATAATTCCCTCTATTGCTGCTCTCAAAGTGTTTATGATGCTCATGTCTGCATTATAGCGTAGTGCGCAGGATGTCCATTTCATGGACACCCTGAGGCGTTTTAGCTCTCCTGTAAGACTTCATTATTACTCACACTTTTTCTGGGCGTATGGCTAAAGTTTCTATGGGGTTCATATAATCCTTGTGCGCGGGTCCTACGCTTCTTAAACTGGCTGGGGTGGTGCAAGCCCCGACATTTTTTTAGCTGAAGTAAAAAATAAAAAGGTGATATATGAAAGAGGTATATTGGATAAACCCACCTGGAAATAACGCACTTTCTCACTCATCGACAAATGGATCGAAACGAGTTAAGTCCTACTAAGGTTAGTTCTTTGCAGCTGTAATAAGCATTGAGGTCTCCAGCACCGATAAATCTCTCGATCGCTGATATTTTTTTTCATTGTCGCTTCGCTCATCCGATAAGTGAAACATTAACTCACCGATACGACTCAAAACGACCCTGATTTTTTCTCCTTAATTTTATAAAAAACATGGTTGACACTGACAACAATTGATAAAATGCCCATATTACGGTATTTTGAGTGTCAGTAATAAAAAGGTTGACACCAAAAGTCCTATAAAATGGCTACTTTTACACTTTTTGTCAGTGTCAACCTAATATTTTGATTCTAAAGCATTACTCTTTTGCTCTTTAACTATATAACTCTGTCCCTCTTTCTCAATCACATAGTAAGGCTCAAGTATTTGTAAAGCCTCTTTTTTGCTAATTCCTTTTAATGGACGATAAATATCTCTTAGCTTGATGGGCAATTTTTGCTTTAGCGTATAACTTAATACTCTATCCCGTTTCTTTTCAAAATTTATTTCTTTTTGCTCTTCTAAATGGATGGCTATATGTGATGCTTCTATAGCTTGATAAATATAGAATTTGGTTATCTCGATAGCTCTGTACATAATGTCTGCATCAATATAGTTGTGTTCCTTTTGTTCATTAATGGCTTCTATCGTGTGCAAGAGAATCGCTAAAGAGCCTAAAAGCTTATCACTTTTGCTTAAAAAGCCTCTAAGGATCGGATATTCTTGTGATAGATCATTATTAAGCCCCTCCATAAACTCTTTAAACATCTTTTTTGCATCATCGTTTAACTTGAGATAATACAGATCTTTGATATATGGGTATTCTTTTGCTTTGGTATAGTTTTGTAACTTCATATCTATAAGCGTATCTACCAGCTTTTTAAATTCACTATAGATAAGTTCATTTTGTTCCTTATCGGTAATTTGATATTGAAAATCTTTTACTACATAAATAAGTTGAAATCTATCATTAAAACCGCTTGCTATGTTATCCTCTTGAGCAAGTATAAGTTGCTTATAAAGCTCTGGCTGTATTCCTCCAAATAGACCGATAGTGAGTTTTTCTATATTTACATCGCCTCGATTTATTCTCCCTATCGTGTGTTTACTTGCACCGCTCCAGCTTTCAAGAATAAGACTTCTCATCTCTGGGTCTTTTACAAAGTTATAAATTAGCCTTGTGATCTCATCTTGAAAAATCAAAATCCCTTGTGAGTTGGATTCGAGTATATCGGTAAGCTTCTCTTTAGTAGTATCCGTTAAGATGAGGTAACGGCTTTTTGGTTTACTTTCTGTTTCTTTTTCAAGCTTATGTATAGCTTCTTTTAGTTCATCTGTTTTTTCAATGTCCCCCTCTGCTTCTGCTTTAACAAGCTGTCTTCTTTTGTTC
The Nitratiruptor sp. SB155-2 genome window above contains:
- a CDS encoding DUF3987 domain-containing protein codes for the protein MAIIKQGVMDILGEELVKEALDEPAPQDGDGVIPVSEVTNEIVAQEEENIKTDDYINKTIDKELLPYPIKEYFEDISDRLNLPFEEVATTSFAFLSNLITDKLCLVPTNDISYKIIPNLWGCIIAEKGTRKTPLFQAFSHPIYQKHFTYVDRFKEEKERYEMKMKALENKRRQLVKAEAEGDIEKTDELKEAIHKLEKETESKPKSRYLILTDTTKEKLTDILESNSQGILIFQDEITRLIYNFVKDPEMRSLILESWSGASKHTIGRINRGDVNIEKLTIGLFGGIQPELYKQLILAQEDNIASGFNDRFQLIYVVKDFQYQITDKEQNELIYSEFKKLVDTLIDMKLQNYTKAKEYPYIKDLYYLKLNDDAKKMFKEFMEGLNNDLSQEYPILRGFLSKSDKLLGSLAILLHTIEAINEQKEHNYIDADIMYRAIEITKFYIYQAIEASHIAIHLEEQKEINFEKKRDRVLSYTLKQKLPIKLRDIYRPLKGISKKEALQILEPYYVIEKEGQSYIVKEQKSNALESKY